The DNA window CGGCGGATTTGAAGCCGATGGTATTCTCCGTTTGCCACAGCAGCGCGTTGTGTTACGGGAGGTACTTTGGTACAGCCGGAGCATCGGAGTCGATCCTGGGTTTTCCTTGTTGCTGGGATTCTTGTTGTCCTCGCGATTGCAGGTTTCTGGTTTTTTCGGCGACCTAAGGTTGTTGCGGTGACCCATCCGCAGCCGGTATCGCTGACAGAGACAATTGCCAGCAGTGCGCGTGTGGGTGGTGTGCAGGAGAGTGCCGTAGGCGCGCAGTTCACTGGCACGGTGCAGCAATTGCTGGTGAAGATTGGTGATCGGGTCAAAGCGGGACAGACCATAGCCGTTCTGAAAAACGATGTCACGCAGCTTCAGACAGCGCAGGCGAACATCGCAGTGCAGACGGCGCGTGCGCGGTTGGCGCAGGCATCGCGCAAGCCGTTGCCATCCGAGATACACGAGGCTGCTGCGCAGGTGACGGAAGCCAATGCGCAGGTGCGACAGATTCAGACGGATCTGCAATTGGCGACGACGCAATTTCAACGCAGCCGGCAGATGTATGAGCATCAACTGATTTCCAAAAATGAGTTTGATAACGCGGAGTCATTACGCGATAGTCTGCGCGCCAAGCTGCAAGCGGCGAAGGCTACTGTAAAGGTGCGCGAGGCGAAGGTAGAGACGTTGGAGAATACGCCTCGGCCTGAGGATGTGCAGATTGCGCGGGCACAGCTTGCGGAAGCGGAGCAGGCATTGCAGGTGGCGACACAGCAATCGCGCGACGCGACGGTGGTTGCGCCGTACGACGGTGTGATCACGAAGCTGAATGCGGAAGCGGGGCAGACGGTTGGGGCAAGCGGTGTGGTGAACATCGTGAGCGATGATCTGGAGATTCGCGTCGATCTGGATGAGAACAATCTGGCTGATCTGGAGTTGGGACAGACGGCGGTTCTTTCTGCGCAGGCATTTGGCGATAAGACATTTCGCGCGAAGTTGACGGACATTGGTGCGGCAGTGGATGAGACGCGCGGCATTGTGACGATCAAGCTGACGCCGATTGATCCGCCTGCGTGGTTGCGACCGGGGCAGACGGTGAATGTGAATCTGCTGACGAATGAGAAGGTGGAACGGTTGTTAGTGCCTCCGACCGCTGTGGTGCGACAGGGCAGTCG is part of the Terriglobus sp. RCC_193 genome and encodes:
- a CDS encoding efflux RND transporter periplasmic adaptor subunit is translated as MTHPQPVSLTETIASSARVGGVQESAVGAQFTGTVQQLLVKIGDRVKAGQTIAVLKNDVTQLQTAQANIAVQTARARLAQASRKPLPSEIHEAAAQVTEANAQVRQIQTDLQLATTQFQRSRQMYEHQLISKNEFDNAESLRDSLRAKLQAAKATVKVREAKVETLENTPRPEDVQIARAQLAEAEQALQVATQQSRDATVVAPYDGVITKLNAEAGQTVGASGVVNIVSDDLEIRVDLDENNLADLELGQTAVLSAQAFGDKTFRAKLTDIGAAVDETRGIVTIKLTPIDPPAWLRPGQTVNVNLLTNEKVERLLVPPTAVVRQGSRSVVLLSQDGHAVERPVITRPAIAEGIPIASGLMESDDVVVDAINLTAGQAIRTKAAKP